Genomic window (Desulfurella sp.):
AAACCTTTTTGCATCGCGAAATTTGAATTTTTATTTTTTATGAGTCGAAAATTTTCAAAAAATAAAAACTCATTTTACATTTTGTATCTACTGTAAAATGAAATTTTATATTAATTTACTTTGTTTTTTATATTTTTCAATTAATTCTTTTGCAATATTAAAATATTTTTCTTCTTTCTCAATTCCAATAAAATTTCTATTCGTATTGATACACGCTATAGCGGTTGAACCTGCCCCCATGAAAGGATCTAAAACGAT
Coding sequences:
- a CDS encoding DNA methyltransferase produces the protein IVLDPFMGAGSTAIACINTNRNFIGIEKEEKYFNIAKELIEKYKKQSKLI